A genome region from Arachidicoccus soli includes the following:
- a CDS encoding glycosyl hydrolase 115 family protein codes for MKLYWVGLLGLALGMSFPGSAQIRVENKVQKGENAFPLVAEKHISTIYYDQADAEVVAKVAHLFAKDISSVSGEEPTVTSSSNPTVKTVVIIGTLGENKLIDKLISSKKINVDSIRGGWEQFIIKVIKNPFPKVSQALVIVGSDRRGTAYGTFTISKAIGVSPWYWWADVPVKKQKNIYIPNIDYSSKEPSVKFRGIFINDEDWGMRPWASKNMDPNIKSIGPNTYARICELLLRLKANTLAPAMHPPTAFNKYPKNKLVADSFAIIMSSSHTEPLLFNNASEWSHKMNGDWNYVTNKDGILSVLDKRVRENSPYENIYTMGLRGIHDSPMADVPKGYSKVNVLESVIRDERGILEKYIKKPIDSIPQIFVPYKEVLNIYEQGMKLPDDITLVWPDDNFGYIKRLSDSKEEERSGGAGVYYHISYLGEPNDYLWINTTPPALIYEEMHKAYETGAKRYWLLNVGDLKPGELGIQFFMDMAWNINKINYDNIPDYESSFLASIFGEKYKNDLADIMHNYYRLGFERKPEYMGWDFDWKSMFSEEHIINTDFSFQNYNEAQNRLNEYDAISAQAKGIMEDLPKEYVPAFYELVYYPVKGADLMNKKMLVAQKNRWYARQGRSLTNQLSKDVTIYHDSIALITKHYNGLLNGKWNGIMTAPDQLPKPQTAPTEQINLPESAAMGIFVSGEDGINGFSSYHILPRFSIFTKGRYKIEVYNKGKQALSWSATTNSNWLQLSKTEGNTGTQDDIWVSVDWSKAPIGSDIKASIQITGANKTELVYVSLFNPKNAPVKEVKGMPVEDNGVVSIDPSKFNRKTEKQGVKVQVVKQLGYNGNSLQLGDVTDHAWNSSSTEYDFYTTDAGSVTVYTYALPVFARNKEHETRYGIKIDDSYTHWATTASDEYSFSWKSNVIRNAAINTTTFSIDKPGKHILKLIAGDPGMVIQKIVIDFGGMKRSYLGPEPTIGK; via the coding sequence ATGAAGTTGTATTGGGTTGGTCTGCTTGGCTTAGCTTTAGGAATGAGTTTTCCGGGATCTGCCCAAATAAGGGTAGAAAATAAAGTGCAAAAAGGTGAAAATGCTTTTCCCTTAGTTGCAGAGAAACACATCTCCACTATTTATTATGATCAGGCAGATGCTGAAGTTGTGGCTAAAGTTGCACATTTATTTGCAAAAGATATAAGTAGCGTTTCAGGAGAAGAGCCAACAGTGACTAGCTCATCAAATCCTACCGTAAAAACTGTTGTCATTATAGGTACGCTTGGCGAAAATAAACTAATAGATAAACTTATCAGCAGTAAAAAGATAAATGTAGATTCAATCCGTGGAGGGTGGGAGCAGTTTATAATTAAAGTTATAAAAAACCCATTCCCAAAAGTATCACAAGCCTTGGTAATTGTTGGAAGTGACAGACGCGGAACGGCTTACGGTACTTTTACAATTTCTAAAGCTATCGGGGTTTCTCCCTGGTATTGGTGGGCAGACGTTCCAGTGAAAAAGCAAAAAAATATATACATACCAAACATCGATTATAGTTCAAAAGAACCATCGGTGAAATTTAGAGGCATATTTATCAATGATGAAGATTGGGGGATGCGTCCATGGGCTTCCAAAAATATGGATCCCAATATCAAGAGTATCGGGCCTAATACCTATGCAAGGATTTGTGAACTTCTTTTACGTCTAAAAGCCAATACACTTGCACCAGCTATGCACCCACCGACTGCATTCAATAAATACCCAAAGAATAAATTGGTAGCTGACAGCTTTGCCATCATTATGAGCTCTAGTCATACAGAGCCTTTGCTGTTTAACAATGCGAGTGAATGGAGTCATAAAATGAATGGCGATTGGAATTATGTGACCAATAAAGATGGAATATTAAGTGTACTAGATAAGAGAGTAAGAGAAAACTCTCCGTATGAGAATATATATACCATGGGGCTTCGCGGTATTCATGACAGTCCTATGGCGGATGTACCCAAAGGATATAGTAAAGTTAATGTGTTAGAAAGTGTGATTAGAGATGAAAGAGGTATTCTTGAGAAATATATAAAAAAGCCTATTGATTCAATACCGCAAATATTTGTGCCTTATAAAGAAGTTTTAAACATTTATGAACAGGGAATGAAGTTGCCTGATGATATCACGTTGGTTTGGCCTGATGATAATTTTGGTTATATCAAGCGCTTAAGCGACAGTAAGGAAGAAGAACGATCAGGCGGTGCAGGTGTATATTATCATATTTCATATTTAGGGGAGCCCAATGATTACTTATGGATTAATACGACTCCTCCGGCTTTAATTTATGAGGAAATGCATAAAGCTTATGAAACAGGGGCAAAACGTTATTGGTTATTAAATGTTGGTGATCTTAAACCAGGAGAATTGGGGATTCAATTTTTTATGGACATGGCCTGGAATATAAATAAAATCAATTATGATAATATTCCTGATTATGAATCCAGTTTCTTAGCCTCTATTTTTGGAGAAAAATACAAAAATGATTTAGCGGATATAATGCATAATTATTATCGTTTAGGCTTTGAACGCAAACCTGAATATATGGGTTGGGATTTTGATTGGAAAAGCATGTTCTCTGAAGAGCATATTATTAATACCGATTTTTCTTTTCAGAATTACAATGAAGCACAAAATAGACTAAATGAGTATGATGCCATATCTGCGCAAGCCAAAGGTATTATGGAAGATTTACCTAAAGAATATGTACCCGCTTTCTATGAATTGGTCTACTATCCTGTTAAAGGGGCTGATCTGATGAATAAAAAGATGCTGGTTGCACAAAAGAATCGTTGGTACGCAAGGCAAGGCCGTTCTTTAACCAATCAGTTAAGTAAAGATGTAACTATTTATCACGATAGCATTGCGCTTATTACCAAACATTATAATGGGTTGCTGAATGGAAAATGGAATGGTATTATGACCGCACCTGACCAACTTCCTAAACCTCAAACAGCACCAACAGAACAAATTAATTTACCTGAAAGCGCCGCGATGGGGATTTTTGTTTCTGGCGAAGATGGTATCAATGGTTTTAGTAGTTATCATATACTTCCTCGTTTTAGTATTTTTACTAAAGGGAGATACAAAATAGAAGTATACAATAAAGGCAAGCAAGCATTGAGTTGGAGCGCTACCACTAATAGTAACTGGCTTCAATTAAGTAAAACAGAAGGAAACACAGGTACACAAGATGATATTTGGGTTTCCGTGGACTGGTCGAAGGCTCCTATAGGTAGCGATATCAAGGCTAGTATACAAATAACCGGGGCAAATAAAACTGAGCTTGTATATGTTTCATTATTTAATCCTAAAAATGCTCCTGTAAAAGAAGTTAAAGGTATGCCGGTAGAAGATAATGGAGTGGTTTCTATTGACCCCAGTAAGTTTAATAGAAAAACAGAAAAACAAGGGGTAAAGGTACAAGTAGTTAAACAGCTGGGCTATAATGGGAATAGTTTGCAATTGGGAGATGTGACTGATCATGCATGGAACTCTTCAAGTACTGAATATGATTTTTATACGACAGATGCTGGATCTGTAACAGTTTACACTTATGCATTACCTGTTTTTGCCAGGAACAAAGAACATGAAACACGGTATGGAATTAAAATAGACGATAGTTATACGCACTGGGCGACCACGGCATCGGATGAGTATTCTTTCTCCTGGAAATCGAATGTTATCAGAAACGCCGCTATCAATACGACGACTTTCAGTATTGATAA
- a CDS encoding aldose epimerase family protein — translation MPLNKQHIRTVLGASLSCAILFSCHNSQTKTDNNKSSVLLDKSGFETTVDSMNTDLYILRNANGMVATFTNFGGRLVSLQVPDKNGKMVNVVCGFKSVADYQKSTEPYYGATIGRFGNRIAKGSFSLEGKQYHLFLNNGPNTLHGGKKGFQYQVFNATQPDSSTIVFTRVSKDMEEGFPGNMNVQVTYHLNNKNGLEMEYEARTDKPTVVNLTNHGFFNLNGEGSGTILNHEFQIFASNYTPVDTTLIPTGKIASVTNTPFDFRKPMTMGSRIDADNQQLKNCKGYDINYVLDSTNDWHLAAIVDGDKSGIEMRVYTDQPGLQVYSGNFMNAANTFNNGVKDSFRTAFAMETQHFPDSPNEPSFPTTELKPGQVYHTKSEYIFSVKK, via the coding sequence ATGCCATTGAATAAACAACACATAAGAACTGTTTTAGGCGCAAGCCTTAGCTGTGCCATCTTGTTCTCTTGTCACAATTCCCAAACAAAAACTGATAACAATAAATCTTCTGTATTGTTGGATAAGTCAGGTTTTGAGACCACAGTTGATAGCATGAATACCGATTTATACATACTCAGAAATGCCAACGGGATGGTCGCCACCTTTACCAATTTTGGAGGCCGTTTGGTAAGCCTGCAAGTGCCGGATAAAAATGGGAAAATGGTAAATGTAGTATGCGGCTTCAAGAGCGTAGCCGACTATCAAAAATCAACAGAGCCCTATTACGGTGCGACGATTGGGAGGTTTGGCAACCGTATAGCCAAAGGCAGCTTTAGTTTGGAAGGCAAACAATATCATTTATTCTTAAACAACGGCCCCAACACATTACACGGCGGGAAAAAAGGTTTTCAATATCAGGTTTTCAATGCAACACAACCCGATAGCAGCACTATTGTCTTTACAAGAGTGTCCAAAGATATGGAAGAAGGCTTCCCCGGTAATATGAATGTACAAGTCACCTATCATCTAAATAATAAAAATGGCTTAGAGATGGAATATGAAGCCCGTACCGATAAGCCAACAGTCGTAAACCTGACCAATCACGGCTTTTTCAATTTAAACGGAGAAGGTTCAGGGACTATACTAAATCACGAATTTCAGATATTTGCCAGCAACTATACGCCAGTAGACACTACATTAATACCTACAGGTAAAATAGCATCCGTCACCAATACGCCATTTGATTTTAGAAAGCCCATGACGATGGGTTCGAGAATAGATGCGGATAATCAGCAATTAAAAAACTGTAAAGGCTACGATATCAATTATGTATTGGATAGTACCAATGATTGGCATTTAGCTGCGATAGTTGATGGAGATAAGTCAGGCATAGAAATGCGGGTATACACAGACCAGCCCGGCTTGCAAGTATATAGTGGCAATTTTATGAATGCAGCCAACACGTTTAATAATGGAGTGAAAGACAGTTTCAGGACAGCCTTTGCGATGGAGACACAACATTTTCCTGATTCCCCCAATGAGCCCTCATTTCCCACAACGGAGTTAAAACCAGGGCAAGTTTATCATACTAAATCGGAATATATTTTTTCGGTGAAAAAATAA
- a CDS encoding response regulator transcription factor → MLEEDKVLATVLVVDDNEEILEFLADDLEDKYKVLTVTNVKAAFEVLEKNMIELIISDVIMPEIDGYTFCNLIKSNIEYSHIPFILLTAKNTLHSKIEGLENGADAYIDKPFSPEYLQAQIASLLINRGRMKEFFSSYPQANLKTVTHSSADEKFLTKLNSFILQNLGAPELDVDALSNSLYISRPTLYRKIKAILDITPNDLINITRLKRAAELLVQDKYSITEISMMVGFNSATHFGRSFLKQFGTSPSTYLQKVKESN, encoded by the coding sequence ATGCTAGAAGAAGATAAAGTTTTGGCAACTGTTTTAGTAGTTGACGACAATGAAGAAATTTTGGAATTTTTAGCAGACGATCTCGAAGACAAATACAAAGTTTTGACTGTAACGAATGTAAAAGCAGCGTTTGAAGTCTTAGAAAAAAATATGATTGAGCTCATCATTAGTGATGTTATTATGCCTGAAATAGATGGATACACCTTTTGCAATCTTATAAAATCGAATATTGAATATAGTCATATCCCATTTATTTTACTAACCGCTAAAAACACTTTACATTCAAAAATAGAAGGTCTAGAAAATGGCGCTGATGCATATATAGACAAACCTTTCTCTCCTGAATACCTTCAGGCACAAATTGCAAGCCTACTCATAAACAGAGGTAGAATGAAAGAGTTTTTCTCCTCCTATCCTCAAGCTAATTTAAAAACAGTTACACATTCTTCAGCCGATGAAAAGTTCTTAACTAAACTCAACAGTTTTATTCTTCAAAACCTGGGTGCGCCGGAATTAGATGTGGATGCACTCTCCAATAGCTTGTATATTAGCCGCCCAACTTTGTATAGAAAAATTAAAGCCATTTTAGACATAACGCCTAATGATTTAATTAATATCACCAGATTAAAAAGAGCAGCAGAGCTATTGGTTCAAGATAAATATTCGATAACAGAAATTTCGATGATGGTGGGATTCAACTCCGCAACACACTTTGGAAGAAGTTTCTTAAAACAATTTGGAACAAGCCCGAGTACTTATTTACAAAAAGTAAAAGAGTCTAATTAA
- a CDS encoding RagB/SusD family nutrient uptake outer membrane protein — protein sequence MNKKLFFKYVGIFLMISIMFWGINSCTKLDEVPYSSITANQFLTSRNSVILDFIRSFEHGYWSIQGNDIFAAEEDASDELMTPNRRGDWLNGNYFFRMHYHTWVPTDAFCDGAWTAFYQGAVLATNSLQDMESIKNPAALNVTPAELTDFKAELRTMRAWFHLRALDFYRNICLVKEVKDSTQSPSQVGPQEAFNFIQSELEAAIPDLPTRDQLGSNWAGRWTKAGAAALLARLYLNSKVWTGVDHFADCATICQDIINGKYGNYRLDSTWYGPFDYTNTSVNSEDIFVFPSTLNQTHWQYTSGMYWWEMTYDAPRYFGFSDWGKANTEFAMQPGRDVDSVEYPFALGKPFVKFQKYPDDYRLKRYRNLGNSKREGMFLYGYCAFTNTNGQPDSIRSVKDGGYPLFIRDQVGWFLKTRPGVPLTDKESDMNHADYGSGVYFIKYPFYPTTDDNRITSGYAEIRLTEIYYMLAECKYRAGDKAGAAALLNDVRKRDFPENSPSLYKADGSQLTDQEMIDEWGREFIGEGRRRTDLIRWGVFSTGTWWDKKPDADNHTDIFPIGINTINLSNGKIKQNPGYQ from the coding sequence ATGAACAAGAAATTATTTTTTAAATATGTCGGAATTTTCCTGATGATTAGTATCATGTTTTGGGGAATTAATAGTTGTACTAAGTTGGATGAAGTTCCCTACAGTTCTATAACAGCAAACCAATTTCTTACTTCCAGAAATTCGGTAATACTGGATTTTATTCGCTCCTTTGAACATGGGTACTGGAGTATACAGGGGAATGATATTTTTGCGGCAGAAGAAGATGCTTCTGACGAATTAATGACTCCTAATCGTCGTGGAGACTGGTTGAACGGAAATTATTTCTTCCGTATGCATTATCATACCTGGGTTCCGACAGATGCATTTTGTGATGGAGCATGGACTGCATTCTATCAAGGTGCTGTTTTGGCAACTAACTCATTGCAGGATATGGAATCTATTAAGAACCCTGCAGCACTGAATGTTACCCCAGCAGAATTAACCGATTTTAAAGCGGAATTGAGAACTATGCGCGCATGGTTTCATTTGCGCGCATTGGACTTCTACAGGAATATTTGCTTGGTAAAAGAGGTAAAGGATTCTACTCAAAGTCCTTCACAAGTTGGACCTCAAGAGGCCTTCAATTTTATTCAATCTGAGTTGGAAGCTGCTATTCCAGATTTGCCAACGAGAGATCAACTTGGAAGTAATTGGGCAGGAAGATGGACAAAGGCAGGCGCAGCAGCCTTATTAGCAAGACTATATTTGAATTCAAAAGTATGGACGGGTGTTGACCATTTTGCAGATTGTGCCACAATATGTCAGGATATTATCAATGGAAAGTATGGTAATTACCGGTTAGATAGTACCTGGTACGGACCATTTGATTATACAAATACATCTGTAAATTCTGAAGATATTTTTGTGTTTCCGAGCACCTTAAATCAGACGCACTGGCAATATACTAGTGGTATGTATTGGTGGGAGATGACTTATGATGCTCCTAGATATTTCGGATTTTCTGATTGGGGGAAAGCGAATACTGAATTTGCTATGCAGCCTGGCAGGGATGTGGATAGCGTTGAATATCCTTTTGCCTTGGGAAAACCATTTGTAAAATTCCAAAAATATCCAGACGATTACCGATTAAAAAGGTATAGGAATTTGGGTAATAGTAAACGGGAAGGGATGTTCTTGTATGGATATTGCGCGTTTACCAATACCAATGGTCAGCCCGATTCTATCAGGTCTGTTAAGGATGGGGGATATCCACTTTTTATCAGAGATCAGGTAGGATGGTTTTTAAAAACACGCCCTGGAGTACCGCTTACTGATAAAGAGTCCGACATGAATCATGCCGATTACGGTTCTGGCGTTTATTTTATAAAATACCCATTTTATCCTACAACTGATGATAATAGAATCACTTCTGGTTATGCTGAAATACGACTTACGGAAATATATTATATGCTTGCAGAGTGTAAATATCGTGCAGGAGATAAGGCCGGAGCAGCCGCCCTATTGAATGATGTAAGGAAAAGGGATTTTCCAGAGAATTCTCCAAGTTTATACAAAGCAGACGGAAGCCAATTAACTGATCAGGAAATGATCGATGAATGGGGAAGAGAGTTTATTGGAGAGGGCAGGAGAAGAACAGATTTAATTCGCTGGGGAGTGTTTAGTACAGGTACATGGTGGGATAAAAAGCCCGATGCGGATAACCATACCGATATTTTCCCAATTGGCATCAACACAATTAATTTGTCAAACGGGAAAATAAAACAAAATCCAGGATACCAGTAG
- a CDS encoding glycoside hydrolase 5 family protein, which yields MRKLFQSALVGLFVLASINSRAQGNSEVIGKVWTVNQANKWYGAHKWLSGADYIPSNAVNQLEMWQADTFSPDLIDKELGLAQGIGFNTMRVFLHSVAWKEDPQGFKKRMNKFLAIAAKHGIQPLFVFFDDCWNKDPKAGLQPAPKPGVHNSGWMQDPGQPASENAANFPGLEKYVKDILTTFQHDKRILGWDLYNEPGNSGKGIQSLPLLKAIFTWARAVNPDQPITAGLWDWNFEKLNAFQIANSDIITYHDYEEPPMHLRVIQLLKSFGKPLICTEYMARPRNSRFSNILPMLKKEDVGAINWGFVEGKTNTIYAWDHPIPDGSQPAEWFHDIFRKDFTPYRKDETDLIRKLNSEK from the coding sequence ATGAGAAAACTCTTTCAATCTGCTTTAGTAGGACTATTTGTATTGGCAAGTATCAATTCACGAGCGCAGGGCAATAGCGAAGTAATAGGTAAAGTATGGACCGTAAATCAAGCCAACAAATGGTATGGAGCACACAAGTGGCTAAGCGGAGCCGATTATATCCCCAGTAATGCGGTAAATCAGTTGGAGATGTGGCAGGCCGATACCTTTAGCCCCGATTTAATTGATAAGGAATTGGGTTTGGCTCAAGGTATCGGTTTTAATACGATGCGTGTTTTCCTACATAGCGTAGCCTGGAAAGAAGACCCCCAAGGCTTCAAAAAAAGAATGAATAAGTTTTTAGCAATCGCTGCAAAACATGGCATCCAACCCCTGTTTGTTTTCTTTGACGATTGCTGGAATAAAGACCCTAAAGCTGGCCTACAGCCGGCCCCCAAACCAGGGGTGCATAATTCAGGATGGATGCAAGACCCTGGCCAACCGGCTTCAGAAAACGCGGCCAATTTCCCCGGCTTGGAGAAATATGTAAAAGATATACTTACGACCTTTCAACACGACAAACGCATCTTAGGCTGGGACTTATACAATGAACCCGGCAACAGCGGTAAAGGCATTCAATCGCTACCCTTATTAAAAGCCATTTTCACTTGGGCCCGAGCCGTAAACCCCGATCAGCCTATTACAGCAGGTTTATGGGACTGGAATTTTGAAAAACTCAATGCTTTTCAAATAGCCAATTCAGATATAATTACCTATCACGATTATGAAGAGCCCCCCATGCATCTGCGTGTCATACAGCTACTAAAATCCTTTGGTAAACCACTGATTTGTACGGAATATATGGCAAGACCAAGAAACAGCCGTTTTTCAAATATACTACCTATGTTGAAAAAAGAAGATGTAGGCGCCATCAACTGGGGATTTGTAGAAGGGAAAACCAATACCATCTATGCCTGGGATCACCCCATTCCAGATGGGAGCCAGCCTGCAGAATGGTTTCACGACATTTTTAGAAAAGACTTTACCCCCTACAGAAAAGACGAAACAGATCTTATCCGGAAACTAAATTCAGAAAAATAA
- a CDS encoding ligand-binding sensor domain-containing protein, with the protein MTTRIKLFQTTCICLLFLFAHHVAAFSQPYYFRHYQVEKGLSNNTVFCCVQDKQGFIWMGTKEGLDRFNGYSFDVYRSGDNSGLGDSYIRSLYISPNGDMYVGTRIGVYKYLPSKEKFLKILKTNKEVTDIQKDTFGKLWIISDGNLIVYNEQTDVQTNYSNLHHFSANSICITPDKSLWIATPEGLLKKWLPQTQSFSTYDVFKNEQTNLSKWIERIIPTSSGKILIGTANYGAKYFNPEDSSYKNILTRNNSNNGIYVRDFLQTSDSTIWMATESGLFIYNLKKATYTNLTQNYGDIYSLSDNAIYTLCRDKEGGIWAGTYSGGINYYHPQYSFFEKYSPLNSNTTSLSGNLISEICPDSYGNLWIGTEDAGLNQFHLRNKVITHFKADDKKYSLDPNIHALLNIGSKLLIGTFEHGLDILDIPSGKIIQHYPSKNADKVLKSSFFVSLCRTQDGIIYTGTRFGLYTVDLNTGKFKNVNTDLSNYFIHSLREDNHQNLWIGTMGNGLYKLSLKTHQLENLKSAFAASNGAGINWITTIFNDDFNNIWVGTEGSGLFRYNAAKKIFENYSKNANFPGNTIYEILEDSKHTFWITTSKGLVHFNPLSKKVINIYTTANGLLSDQFNYSSAYKDSTGRMYFGSVKGMISFNPDNIKYSNFRPPVYILSLQAGDKKIKFPEVERKATTVELTSEQSSFFINFSALSYVAPEMTHYRYLMKGIDKHWITIESNQPVAYTMLPPGKYTFKVQAANQNGQWAGNIAQLKIKILPPFWRSDTAYLLYSLLTIAILFFIIRSYHLMMVEKGRRQIEEIEHEKDKEIYKSKIDFFTNVAHEIRTPLTLIKAPLEKIIKQIETLPHIKKYLLTMQRNTDRIVKLSEELLDFRKTEVNGFQLDLLPQDINAIIKEIVENFEEAIFSKKLQLQLHISHQPLIVNIDKEAFTKIISNLLNNAIKYAKNEIIITTIHLSKTSNNVTIVFQNDGIKIAPEMSEKIFEAFYRLDAAKGQSGSGLGLTLSRSLTLLHNGSLELVFEDDKFNTFILTLPFNTKNN; encoded by the coding sequence ATGACAACAAGGATAAAACTGTTCCAAACAACCTGCATTTGTCTTTTATTTCTATTTGCCCACCATGTTGCCGCATTTAGTCAACCCTATTATTTTAGGCATTACCAGGTAGAAAAAGGTTTATCAAATAACACTGTATTTTGCTGCGTACAAGACAAACAGGGGTTTATATGGATGGGCACAAAAGAGGGGCTAGACCGATTCAACGGCTATAGTTTTGATGTATATAGAAGTGGTGACAATAGTGGATTAGGCGATAGTTATATACGCAGCTTATATATTTCTCCGAATGGAGATATGTATGTAGGCACCAGAATTGGGGTATATAAATACTTGCCTTCTAAGGAAAAGTTTTTAAAAATTTTAAAAACAAATAAAGAGGTTACAGATATTCAAAAAGACACATTTGGTAAACTCTGGATTATCTCCGACGGCAATCTAATAGTTTATAATGAACAAACAGATGTGCAAACAAACTACTCTAATCTGCATCATTTCTCTGCTAATTCTATATGCATCACTCCCGACAAAAGTTTATGGATTGCCACTCCCGAAGGACTACTTAAAAAATGGCTTCCACAAACTCAATCGTTTTCAACCTATGACGTATTTAAGAATGAGCAAACTAATTTATCAAAATGGATAGAAAGAATTATCCCAACCTCTAGCGGGAAAATCCTTATCGGCACCGCCAATTATGGTGCAAAATATTTTAATCCAGAAGATAGCAGTTACAAAAATATCCTTACCAGAAATAACAGTAACAATGGTATTTACGTACGTGACTTCTTGCAAACTTCTGACAGCACCATTTGGATGGCGACGGAATCGGGTTTGTTTATTTATAATTTAAAGAAAGCCACTTATACCAATCTTACTCAGAACTACGGCGACATTTATTCATTAAGCGATAACGCTATTTACACCCTTTGTAGAGATAAAGAAGGCGGTATTTGGGCCGGAACTTATTCAGGAGGCATTAATTATTACCATCCGCAATATTCATTTTTTGAAAAATATTCTCCACTCAACAGCAACACCACCTCACTTTCCGGCAATTTAATAAGTGAAATTTGTCCCGATAGTTATGGCAATCTTTGGATTGGCACAGAAGACGCTGGGTTAAATCAATTTCACCTTAGAAACAAAGTAATAACTCACTTTAAAGCGGACGATAAAAAATATAGTTTAGACCCCAACATACACGCCTTACTGAATATTGGTTCTAAATTGTTGATTGGCACATTTGAACATGGGCTTGACATTTTGGATATTCCTTCAGGAAAAATTATCCAGCATTACCCTTCAAAAAATGCAGATAAAGTGTTGAAAAGCAGTTTTTTTGTTTCGCTATGTCGCACTCAGGATGGGATAATATATACAGGCACCCGATTTGGCTTATATACGGTTGACTTAAACACTGGAAAATTTAAAAACGTAAATACAGATTTATCCAATTATTTTATTCATTCACTCAGAGAAGATAATCATCAAAATTTATGGATAGGCACCATGGGAAATGGTTTATATAAATTATCATTAAAAACACATCAATTAGAAAATTTAAAGAGTGCCTTTGCGGCAAGTAATGGTGCAGGAATTAATTGGATAACGACCATATTCAACGACGACTTTAATAACATCTGGGTTGGCACAGAAGGAAGCGGGCTATTTAGATACAATGCTGCAAAGAAAATATTTGAGAACTATTCGAAAAATGCAAATTTCCCAGGCAATACAATTTATGAAATTTTGGAAGATTCTAAACATACCTTTTGGATTACTACCTCCAAAGGTTTGGTACATTTTAATCCACTAAGCAAAAAGGTTATAAACATTTATACGACAGCCAATGGGCTATTGAGCGATCAGTTTAATTATAGCTCAGCTTATAAAGATTCTACGGGCAGAATGTATTTTGGCTCAGTAAAAGGAATGATAAGCTTTAATCCTGACAATATAAAATATTCCAATTTTCGCCCACCTGTTTATATACTGTCGCTGCAGGCAGGAGATAAAAAAATAAAGTTTCCTGAAGTGGAGCGCAAGGCTACTACAGTAGAGCTGACAAGCGAACAATCTTCCTTCTTTATAAATTTTTCCGCATTAAGCTATGTAGCTCCTGAAATGACGCATTATAGATATCTTATGAAAGGTATCGATAAACATTGGATAACCATTGAATCTAATCAGCCAGTTGCATATACAATGTTACCTCCAGGTAAATACACTTTTAAGGTACAGGCTGCCAACCAAAACGGACAATGGGCAGGCAATATTGCTCAATTGAAAATAAAGATTTTACCTCCTTTCTGGCGAAGTGATACTGCTTATTTATTATATAGCTTATTGACTATTGCTATCCTATTTTTCATTATTCGTAGTTATCATTTAATGATGGTAGAAAAAGGCAGAAGGCAAATAGAAGAAATAGAACATGAAAAGGACAAAGAAATATATAAATCTAAAATAGATTTCTTTACGAATGTCGCCCATGAGATAAGAACACCCTTAACTTTAATAAAAGCTCCCTTAGAGAAAATAATTAAGCAAATAGAAACACTGCCTCACATAAAAAAGTATTTGCTTACTATGCAACGTAATACAGATAGAATAGTAAAACTAAGTGAAGAGTTACTCGACTTTAGAAAAACGGAAGTCAATGGTTTTCAACTTGACTTGTTGCCACAAGACATCAATGCGATTATAAAAGAAATCGTAGAGAATTTTGAAGAAGCGATATTCTCTAAGAAATTACAATTGCAGCTACATATATCTCATCAACCATTAATCGTCAATATTGACAAAGAAGCATTTACAAAAATCATTTCCAACCTCTTAAACAACGCTATAAAATATGCCAAAAATGAAATAATTATCACAACTATACATCTTTCAAAGACCTCGAATAACGTCACCATTGTATTTCAGAATGACGGAATTAAGATTGCACCCGAAATGTCAGAGAAAATATTTGAAGCATTTTATCGACTGGATGCCGCCAAAGGCCAATCAGGCTCCGGGCTTGGACTCACGCTTTCAAGATCCTTGACTCTTTTGCACAATGGAAGTTTAGAACTAGTATTTGAAGATGATAAATTCAATACCTTCATCTTAACTTTACCATTTAACACTAAAAATAATTAA